One Brevibacillus choshinensis genomic window carries:
- a CDS encoding tRNA threonylcarbamoyladenosine dehydratase codes for MLHQFSRCELAFGPEGLEKMKNSRVAVLGIGGVGSFTVEALARTGVGKLVMVDKDVVDITNINRQIHATLNTVGQKKAELMKERIASINPECEVVTLNMFFTEETASEFFAHEVDYIVDAMDTMSAKLYLIKEAKRRNIPIISSMGAANKMDPTRFEVADISQTSYDPIAKVIRRELRKAGIYKGVKVVYSREIPVTVRSDVREQIVSNPNSPISKVRQPPASNAFVPSVAGLILASVVVRDLLDWQPAKG; via the coding sequence ATGCTTCATCAATTTTCCCGCTGTGAATTGGCCTTTGGTCCCGAAGGTTTGGAAAAAATGAAAAACAGCCGCGTTGCGGTATTAGGTATAGGCGGAGTGGGGTCTTTTACCGTAGAAGCCCTGGCTCGGACAGGCGTAGGCAAATTGGTAATGGTGGACAAGGATGTCGTGGACATTACCAACATCAACCGCCAGATTCATGCTACACTGAATACAGTCGGGCAGAAGAAAGCCGAACTGATGAAGGAACGGATCGCTTCCATCAATCCGGAGTGCGAGGTCGTTACCTTGAACATGTTCTTTACGGAAGAGACGGCAAGTGAGTTCTTTGCACATGAAGTAGACTACATCGTGGATGCCATGGACACCATGTCCGCCAAGCTGTACTTGATCAAGGAAGCAAAGCGACGCAACATTCCCATTATCTCCAGCATGGGAGCGGCGAACAAAATGGATCCGACCCGTTTCGAGGTAGCGGATATTTCGCAGACCAGCTACGATCCGATCGCCAAGGTGATTCGCCGTGAGCTGCGCAAGGCAGGAATCTACAAGGGAGTGAAAGTGGTTTATTCCCGTGAGATTCCGGTGACCGTACGCTCAGACGTGCGCGAGCAAATCGTTTCCAATCCGAATTCTCCGATTAGCAAAGTGCGGCAGCCTCCAGCAAGCAACGCCTTTGTTCCGTCTGTTGCCGGTTTGATTCTGGCAAGTGTCGTTGTGCGTGACTTGTTGGATTGGCAGCCAGCAAAAGGATAG
- a CDS encoding AAA family ATPase, whose protein sequence is MDDLFTFAYDQQGGGKQKPLAARMRPKSIDEVIGQSHILAPGKLLRRAIEADQVSSLIFYGPPGTGKTTLAKVIAGSTRSHFSELNAVTAGVADIRKVVEAAKERLVMDNQRTTLFVDEIHRFNKSQQDALLPYVEEGTIILIGATTENPFFEVNPALLSRSQIFSLQSLTHEELQQVVDRALKDAENGLGELSVSLTPEAAEHLIHYAEGDARRLLNALELAVTTTPSDKDGRVVITLDVAVESIQRRAVRYDKSGDNHYDTISAFIKSIRGSDPDAALYWLARMIDAGEDPRFISRRLVISASEDIGNADPQAIAVATACFQAVELVGMPEGRIPLAQATTYLATAPKSNAAYNGINAALERIRTDGHKPVPIHLRDAAYKGAAKLGHGKGYQYPHDYPYGYVPQQYLPDGVHYSFYQPKDHGYERHIRKFQEERKKLDHRGLPPQKNSPE, encoded by the coding sequence ATGGACGATCTGTTTACGTTTGCCTATGACCAGCAGGGTGGAGGCAAACAAAAGCCGTTGGCTGCCCGGATGCGCCCCAAGTCTATTGATGAGGTGATCGGGCAGTCCCACATACTCGCGCCCGGAAAGCTGCTGCGGCGCGCCATCGAAGCCGATCAGGTCTCGTCGCTGATATTTTACGGCCCGCCGGGAACCGGGAAGACAACCTTGGCAAAAGTCATTGCGGGGTCGACGCGGTCCCATTTTTCCGAATTGAATGCAGTCACTGCTGGCGTGGCTGATATTCGGAAAGTGGTGGAGGCAGCCAAGGAGAGGCTCGTGATGGACAACCAGCGGACAACGTTGTTTGTAGACGAGATCCATCGCTTCAATAAATCTCAGCAAGACGCACTGCTGCCTTATGTAGAAGAGGGAACGATCATTTTGATCGGGGCGACCACTGAGAATCCTTTTTTTGAGGTGAATCCGGCCCTGCTGTCGCGTTCGCAAATCTTCTCCCTGCAGTCTTTGACCCATGAAGAGCTGCAGCAGGTGGTGGATCGTGCACTGAAGGACGCCGAGAATGGCTTGGGGGAGCTGTCCGTTTCTCTGACACCGGAGGCGGCCGAGCATCTGATCCATTACGCAGAAGGGGACGCCAGGCGATTGCTGAATGCATTGGAGCTGGCTGTCACCACGACTCCGTCGGATAAGGACGGGCGTGTGGTGATTACATTGGATGTAGCGGTTGAGTCCATTCAGCGGCGAGCTGTTCGCTACGATAAAAGCGGGGACAACCATTACGATACGATATCGGCGTTCATCAAATCCATTCGGGGCTCGGACCCGGATGCGGCTCTGTATTGGCTGGCACGCATGATCGATGCAGGGGAAGACCCGCGCTTTATATCGCGCAGGCTGGTCATCTCTGCATCCGAGGACATCGGCAATGCAGACCCCCAGGCGATCGCTGTCGCGACAGCTTGCTTTCAGGCTGTTGAACTGGTCGGGATGCCGGAGGGGAGGATTCCTTTGGCACAAGCCACGACCTACCTCGCGACTGCACCGAAGAGCAACGCTGCCTACAACGGAATAAACGCGGCTTTGGAACGCATTCGTACCGATGGGCACAAACCGGTTCCGATTCACCTGCGCGACGCTGCCTACAAGGGAGCGGCCAAGCTGGGACACGGAAAGGGCTATCAGTATCCACATGATTACCCATATGGGTACGTACCCCAGCAATACTTGCCGGATGGTGTCCATTATTCCTTTTACCAGCCCAAGGATCATGGTTATGAGCGGCATATCCGAAAGTTTCAGGAAGAGCGGAAAAAACTGGATCATCGCGGATTGCCTCCACAAAAAAACTCCCCCGAGTAA
- the cymR gene encoding cysteine metabolism transcriptional regulator CymR: MKISTKGRYGLTIMMELANRNGEGPTSLRSIAQRHDLSEHYLEQLIAPLRNAGLVKSIRGAYGGYVLAKQPEEISAGDVIRVLEGPISPVEFAEEEDPAKRYLWLRIRDSISAVLDSTSLQDLISFEDDGRSDNYMFYI; the protein is encoded by the coding sequence ATGAAGATTTCAACGAAAGGACGTTACGGGCTGACCATCATGATGGAGCTCGCAAACCGTAACGGAGAAGGGCCGACTTCACTGCGGAGCATCGCCCAGCGTCATGACCTGTCTGAGCATTATTTGGAGCAGCTGATCGCACCTTTGCGCAATGCTGGCCTGGTAAAGAGCATTCGCGGTGCATATGGCGGATACGTATTGGCAAAACAACCCGAGGAAATATCAGCGGGCGACGTGATTCGCGTATTGGAAGGGCCAATCAGCCCTGTCGAATTCGCAGAAGAAGAAGATCCGGCAAAACGCTATCTGTGGCTCAGAATCCGCGACAGCATTTCTGCCGTTCTCGATTCTACCTCCCTGCAAGATTTAATCAGCTTCGAGGACGATGGCCGTTCCGACAACTATATGTTTTACATTTGA